In the Flavobacterium sp. J372 genome, one interval contains:
- a CDS encoding alpha/beta fold hydrolase yields MELRYKNTSIAYTDSGKGTAVVLLHGHILNRGMWDAFVPEFSRKYRVIAIDLLGHGDTGCLGYIHSMEDMADAVHAVLAELRIRKAIFVGHSMGGYVSLAFAELYPDMMKGLVLVNSTSRADSDERKANRDRAIKAVKQNKEIFVRMSVGNLFSEENRERLAEEIEQTKLEALKTPVHGIVAALEGMKVRNDREVILHFAPYPILLILGKKDPVLVYEDNVEQVENTSVKLITYDGGHMSHIENCEEIVKDLFEFFKSC; encoded by the coding sequence TTGGAACTACGGTACAAAAACACCTCCATCGCCTACACTGATTCCGGTAAAGGAACAGCTGTGGTACTGCTGCACGGGCACATATTGAACCGCGGCATGTGGGATGCTTTTGTACCTGAGTTTTCAAGGAAATACCGTGTGATTGCTATAGATTTGCTAGGGCACGGCGACACGGGATGCCTGGGTTACATCCATAGCATGGAAGACATGGCCGACGCCGTCCATGCCGTGCTGGCGGAGCTGAGGATACGCAAGGCTATCTTTGTGGGGCACAGCATGGGAGGCTATGTTTCGCTGGCATTTGCAGAGCTTTATCCTGATATGATGAAGGGCCTTGTACTGGTAAATTCTACCTCGAGAGCAGACAGCGACGAGCGCAAAGCCAACCGGGACCGTGCCATAAAAGCCGTGAAGCAAAACAAGGAAATCTTCGTTCGGATGTCGGTCGGGAATCTCTTTAGCGAGGAGAACCGGGAGCGGCTTGCGGAGGAAATCGAGCAAACGAAACTCGAAGCGCTGAAAACACCGGTGCATGGCATCGTGGCAGCACTTGAAGGAATGAAAGTACGCAATGACCGCGAGGTAATACTGCACTTCGCACCTTACCCTATCTTGCTGATTTTAGGGAAGAAAGACCCTGTACTGGTATATGAAGATAATGTAGAACAAGTTGAAAATACATCGGTAAAATTGATTACATACGATGGCGGACACATGAGCCATATTGAGAATTGTGAAGAAATTGTTAAAGACCTTTTTGAGTTCTTTAAATCATGTTAA